In one window of Henckelia pumila isolate YLH828 chromosome 1, ASM3356847v2, whole genome shotgun sequence DNA:
- the LOC140875388 gene encoding uridine/cytidine kinase UKL1, chloroplastic, whose product MTEGTKSIDYVMEASSGPHFSGLRLSPAASPPTSATPDSRTADSTPHKQPFVIGVSGGTASGKTTVCDMIIQQLHDHRVVLVNQDSFYRGLTQEELKRVHEYNFDHPDAFDTEQLLECVETLKNGQPVHVPIYDFKTHQRCSDSFRQVNASDVIILEGILIFHDQRVRKLMNMKIFVDTDADVRLARRIRRDTVQRGRDIDSVLEQYAKFVKPAFDDFVLPSKKYADVIIPRGGDNHVAVDLIVQHIHTKLGQHDLCKIYPNVYVIQSTFQIRGMHTLIRDRDTSKHDFVFYSDRLIRLVVELGLGHLPFTEKQVITPTGSAYSGVDFCKKLCGVSIVRSGESMENALRACCKGIKIGKILIHRDGDNGKQLIYEKLPKDICERHVLLLDPVLATGNSANQAIDLLIQKGVPESHIIFLNLISAPEGIHCVCKRFPSLKIVTSEIDVALNEEFRVIPGLGEFGDRYFGTDD is encoded by the exons ATGACGGAGGGGACCAAGTCCATTGACTATGTAATGGAGGCGTCCTCCGGTCCACACTTCTCCGGCCTTAGACTCTCTCCCGCTGCTTCTCCGCCCACCTCCGCCACTCCCGATTCTCGCACCGCAGATTCCACGCCTCACAAACAGCCATTTGTCATCG GGGTTTCGGGTGGAACAGCCTCAGGGAAGACCACGGTTTGTGATATGATCATTCAGCAACTTCATGATCATCGAGTCGTGCTCGTCAATCAG GATTCTTTCTATAGAGGATTGACTCAGGAGGAGTTGAAACGTGTCCACGAGTATAATTTTGATCATCCAG ATGCTTTTGACACAGAACAGCTTCTTGAGTGCGTTGAAACTCTCAAGAATGGGCAGCCAGTCCATGTACCAATAtatgacttcaaaactcatcAAAGGTGTTCAGATAGCTTCCGCCAG GTGAATGCATCTGATGTAATCATATTGGAAGGAATTCTCATTTTCCATGACCAGAGAGTGCGGAAATTGATGAACATGAAGATATTCGTTGACACAG ATGCTGATGTGAGACTTGCTCGTAGAATCAGACGGGATACTGTTCAAAGGGGTAGGGACATAGACTCTGTTCTTGAACAG TATGCAAAATTCGTTAAGCCTGCATTTGATGATTTTGTTCTGCCGTCCAAGAAATATGCTGATGTTATTATCCCCCGTGGAGGTGACAATCACGTAGCAGTCGATTTGATTGTTCAACATATCCACACCAAGCTTGGCCAACATGACCTATGTAAGATATATCCGAATGTGTATGTTATCCAGTCGACATTCCAG ATAAGAGGTATGCATACTCTGATTCGAGATCGGGATACATCAAAACACGATTTTGTGTTTTATTCGGATAGGCTTATCCGACTG GTTGTGGAGCTTGGTCTCGGTCATTTACCCTTCACGGAAAAGCAAGTGATCACTCCTACAG GATCAGCGTACTCTGGTGTAGACTTTTGCAAGAAATTGTGTGGAGTATCCATTGTACGAAG TGGGGAAAGCATGGAAAATGCACTCCGTGCTTGTTGCAAAGGGATTAAAATAGGGAAAATTCTGATTCACCGTGATGGTGACAACGGGAAGCAG CTTATATACGAAAAACTTCCAAAAGACATCTGTGAACGCCATGTCCTATTGCTGGATCCAGTTCTTGCTACAG GTAACTCTGCTAATCAGGCAATCGACTTGCTCATACAAAAAGGGGTTCCAGAGTCTCACATCATATTCCTGAACCTCATATCA GCACCAGAGGGAATACACTGTGTTTGCAAACGCTTCCCATCCTTAAAGATTGTGACCTCAGAGATTGATGTGGCGCTGAATGAAGAATTTCGTGTGATACCAGGTCTGGGAGAATTTGGTGATCGTTACTTCGGGACAGATGACTAG